In Phenylobacterium koreense, one DNA window encodes the following:
- a CDS encoding HlyD family secretion protein: MSETEPPPPRRTWSRALIPIIAVALGGVLMVLFAWRLPPFDTGEQSTDNAYVRGYVTIISPKLDGYVTQVLVRDFMAVKAGQPLVMIDESTYRQAVDQAQAELAAQKASLADSEQQQRRGEANVSLVGAQERSARAALAKAQADYNRAAPLVRQGWLAPTELDRLRLAVQQAEAAVAQSLAQGKVAQEDLTSVGVGRAGLEANVERAQAALRLAEINLANTRIVAPTDGHVGEVGVRVGQYVAPGTQLMGLVSQDVWIIANFKETQVEGMRVGEPARIRIDALPGVTFRGHVERMGPATGSEFAVIRPDNATGNFTKVVQRLPIRIVLEPGQAQAERLRPGMSVVVSINTRRRGS; encoded by the coding sequence TTGAGCGAAACCGAACCCCCGCCGCCGCGCCGCACCTGGTCGAGGGCCCTGATACCGATCATCGCCGTGGCGCTCGGCGGGGTGCTGATGGTGCTGTTCGCCTGGCGATTGCCGCCGTTCGACACCGGCGAGCAGAGCACCGACAACGCCTATGTCCGCGGCTATGTCACGATCATCAGCCCCAAGCTCGACGGCTACGTGACGCAGGTGCTGGTCAGGGACTTCATGGCGGTGAAGGCCGGCCAGCCCCTGGTGATGATCGACGAGAGCACCTATCGCCAGGCGGTCGACCAGGCGCAGGCCGAGCTCGCCGCCCAGAAGGCGAGCCTGGCCGATTCCGAGCAGCAGCAAAGGCGCGGCGAGGCCAATGTCAGCCTGGTCGGCGCCCAGGAGCGCAGCGCGCGGGCGGCTCTCGCCAAGGCGCAGGCGGACTACAACCGCGCCGCCCCTCTGGTGCGCCAGGGCTGGCTGGCGCCGACCGAGCTCGATCGCCTGCGCCTGGCGGTGCAGCAGGCGGAGGCCGCGGTCGCCCAGTCGCTGGCCCAGGGCAAGGTGGCGCAGGAGGACCTGACCTCGGTGGGCGTGGGCCGAGCGGGGCTGGAGGCCAATGTCGAGCGGGCTCAGGCGGCCCTGAGGCTGGCCGAGATCAACCTCGCCAACACCAGGATCGTCGCGCCGACCGACGGTCACGTGGGCGAGGTCGGGGTGCGCGTCGGCCAGTACGTGGCGCCCGGCACTCAACTGATGGGGCTCGTCTCGCAGGACGTCTGGATCATCGCCAACTTCAAGGAGACCCAGGTGGAGGGGATGCGGGTGGGCGAGCCTGCGCGTATCCGCATCGACGCCCTGCCGGGGGTGACCTTCCGGGGGCATGTGGAGCGGATGGGGCCGGCGACCGGCTCGGAGTTCGCGGTCATCCGGCCGGACAACGCCACCGGCAATTTCACCAAGGTCGTCCAGCGCCTGCCGATCAGGATCGTACTGGAGCCCGGCCAGGCGCAGGCCGAACGCCTGCGTCCGGGGATGTCGGTGGTGGTGAGCATCAACACCCGCCGCCGCGGGTCTTAG
- a CDS encoding response regulator translates to MRIMVVEDDALIALDIVSLLEDMGHEVVAEAADAGTAWALASDGKPDLALVDIRLARNDDGGALARKLYDRLGVRSLFVSGSITDDFRRSVAEIEPVGFLGKPVTRRTLDAALSTVQH, encoded by the coding sequence ATGCGTATCATGGTGGTTGAAGACGACGCGCTGATCGCACTCGACATCGTCAGCCTGCTCGAGGACATGGGCCACGAGGTGGTGGCCGAGGCCGCCGACGCAGGGACCGCCTGGGCGCTGGCTTCGGACGGCAAGCCGGACCTCGCCCTGGTGGACATCCGCCTGGCTCGAAACGACGACGGCGGCGCTCTGGCCCGCAAGCTCTACGACCGCCTGGGCGTCCGCTCGCTCTTCGTCTCCGGCTCAATCACCGACGATTTCCGTCGCTCGGTGGCCGAGATCGAACCAGTAGGCTTCCTGGGCAAGCCGGTGACCCGCCGCACCCTCGACGCCGCGCTCAGCACCGTCCAGCATTAG
- a CDS encoding sensor histidine kinase, which produces MADGDAVPETRGASRIAARERGFRLLAVIVTALFLAFAALGGAFVWYDRAAGALVHTHEVRAQVDGLRQSLTEAESAQRAFILTGDSQFTRRLDAAGVEARARIAALETATRNSPNQQQRLDDLRGLMETRLATIEETIAARRSGSPGAAIQIIMRGEGVQAMDEVRRIARDIEQEEARLQEVRARQVAAVRAVIIVALILFALILTLLFVKALRDISLDREAEADAAERLSRLLADRTLLLDEVNHRVKNSLQQIASVVRLQSRSVEHADAREALDKTLDRIMAVGRVHEQLYQPGETVGRFHAGHYAESLARDLVDSLGREDIALVTRIESIELDLKQAVPLALILNELITNALKYGCPADRPSTIRVGLGTDGERYRLSVADDGDGLPKDFSPTVKRGLGMRAIEALAKQLGGQFEIEQAKVGASFAVIFPRS; this is translated from the coding sequence GTGGCCGACGGCGACGCAGTCCCCGAGACCCGCGGTGCCAGCCGCATCGCTGCCCGCGAGCGGGGCTTTCGCCTGCTCGCGGTCATCGTCACGGCCCTGTTTCTCGCCTTCGCCGCGCTCGGCGGCGCCTTCGTCTGGTACGATCGCGCCGCCGGAGCGTTGGTACACACCCACGAGGTCCGCGCCCAGGTCGACGGTTTGCGCCAGTCGCTCACCGAGGCGGAATCGGCCCAGCGCGCCTTCATACTGACCGGCGACTCCCAGTTCACCCGACGCCTGGACGCCGCGGGCGTCGAGGCCCGTGCGCGCATCGCCGCCCTCGAGACCGCCACTCGGAACAGTCCCAATCAGCAGCAGCGCCTCGATGACCTTCGCGGTCTGATGGAGACCCGGCTCGCCACCATCGAAGAGACCATCGCCGCCCGCCGGTCCGGCTCACCCGGCGCCGCGATCCAGATCATCATGCGCGGTGAAGGCGTGCAGGCCATGGACGAGGTCCGCCGCATCGCCCGCGACATCGAGCAGGAAGAGGCCCGGCTCCAGGAGGTTCGCGCCCGCCAGGTCGCCGCCGTCCGGGCGGTCATCATCGTCGCCCTGATCCTCTTCGCCCTGATCCTGACCCTGCTGTTCGTGAAGGCCCTGCGCGACATCAGCCTGGACCGCGAGGCCGAGGCCGACGCGGCCGAACGGCTCAGCCGCCTGCTCGCCGACCGCACCCTGCTGCTCGACGAGGTGAACCACCGGGTCAAGAACTCCCTGCAGCAGATCGCCAGCGTCGTGCGGCTGCAGTCGCGCTCGGTCGAGCACGCCGACGCCCGAGAGGCCCTGGACAAGACCCTCGATCGCATCATGGCCGTCGGCCGGGTCCACGAGCAGCTCTACCAGCCGGGCGAGACCGTGGGGCGCTTCCATGCAGGCCACTACGCCGAGAGCCTGGCCCGCGACCTGGTCGACTCCCTCGGCCGCGAGGACATCGCGCTGGTCACGCGGATCGAGTCGATCGAGCTGGATCTCAAGCAGGCCGTGCCCCTGGCCCTTATCCTTAATGAATTGATCACCAACGCCTTGAAGTACGGCTGCCCGGCCGATAGGCCATCCACAATTCGGGTTGGGCTCGGAACCGACGGCGAGCGCTACCGTTTGAGTGTCGCAGACGATGGCGATGGTCTGCCCAAGGACTTCTCGCCGACAGTGAAGCGGGGGCTGGGAATGCGGGCGATCGAGGCGTTGGCGAAGCAGTTGGGCGGCCAATTCGAGATCGAACAAGCCAAGGTCGGGGCGTCCTTCGCCGTGATCTTCCCTAGGAGCTGA